One stretch of Methanobacteriaceae archaeon DNA includes these proteins:
- a CDS encoding 2-oxoacid:acceptor oxidoreductase subunit alpha gives MSEEYFIQGNEACARGAIKAGCKFFAGYPITPSTEIAEDLALFLPKEGGAFIQMEDEIGALGAVIGAIWSGVKGMTATSGPGFSLMQEHIGYAAMTETPLVIVNVQRGSPSTGQPTMASQSDMMQARWGSHGDYEIIALCPSSVQECFDFTVEAFNLAEKYRVPVFVLSDEIVGHMREKIIIPEKVDIVSRKMPEEDPNEFLPYKAEANGTSKMGPFGESYNLHITGLTHDEKGYPDASDPSGHSKLVNRLCDKILKNKDDIVRVQEEFCEDADVIIICYGAPSRSVATAVKKARAEGIKAGYMKIDTPWPFPEKHIERAAETAKKIIVVEMNLGQMFYEVQRVAAGNAEVELMPKIGGEIHKPLEILSKIEKS, from the coding sequence ATGAGTGAAGAATATTTCATTCAAGGAAATGAGGCCTGTGCCCGAGGAGCTATAAAAGCAGGTTGTAAGTTTTTCGCAGGGTATCCCATAACACCCTCAACAGAAATAGCGGAAGACTTGGCATTATTCTTACCTAAAGAAGGTGGAGCTTTTATTCAGATGGAAGATGAAATAGGGGCTCTTGGAGCAGTTATTGGGGCCATTTGGAGTGGAGTTAAAGGAATGACTGCCACATCGGGCCCTGGATTCTCCTTAATGCAAGAGCATATAGGGTATGCTGCCATGACCGAAACGCCATTAGTAATAGTAAACGTTCAAAGAGGTTCTCCATCTACGGGACAGCCTACCATGGCCTCTCAAAGTGATATGATGCAGGCCCGCTGGGGTTCCCATGGAGACTACGAAATTATTGCCCTATGCCCTTCATCAGTTCAAGAATGCTTTGATTTTACTGTAGAAGCTTTCAATTTAGCAGAAAAGTATAGAGTTCCAGTATTCGTCTTGAGTGACGAAATAGTGGGCCACATGAGGGAAAAAATAATCATACCTGAAAAGGTTGATATAGTAAGCCGGAAAATGCCCGAGGAAGATCCTAATGAATTTTTACCTTACAAAGCAGAAGCAAATGGAACATCTAAAATGGGTCCCTTTGGAGAAAGTTACAATCTCCACATAACCGGCCTCACCCACGATGAAAAAGGTTACCCTGACGCTTCAGATCCATCCGGCCATTCTAAACTGGTTAATCGGCTCTGTGACAAAATATTAAAAAATAAAGACGACATTGTCCGGGTGCAAGAAGAATTCTGCGAAGATGCAGATGTTATAATAATTTGTTACGGTGCACCATCGCGTTCAGTAGCAACAGCCGTTAAAAAAGCCCGTGCAGAAGGTATCAAAGCGGGTTACATGAAAATTGACACACCATGGCCATTTCCAGAAAAACACATAGAAAGGGCTGCAGAAACTGCTAAAAAAATAATTGTGGTAGAGATGAATCTGGGGCAGATGTTCTATGAAGTTCAGAGAGTTGCTGCAGGAAATGCTGAAGTTGAATTAATGCCTAAAATAGGTGGGGAAATTCATAAACCTCTGGAAATTTTGTCTAAAATTGAAAAAAGCTAA
- a CDS encoding 2-oxoacid:ferredoxin oxidoreductase subunit beta, whose protein sequence is MEENNESPFMKYLRKDRLPNIFCAGCGNGIVLNTFFNGMEMAEVDFDSIAMASGIGCSSRIPGYVKCDSLHTTHGRPISFATGLKLGNPDLNVVVFTGDGDAAAIGGNHLIHGARRNIDLTVICINNSIYGMTGGQISPTSPQGSYGSTAPYGAFERPFDLAELVTAAGATYVARWTTAHALQLANAIKKGLNNKGFSFIEVISQCPTYFGRKNKLRTPVDMMRWMKDSGVNKRKADQMSAEELEGKIIVGEFANEPRPEFSNELYNLIEEKYGQKSQAVKSAYRED, encoded by the coding sequence ATGGAAGAAAACAATGAAAGTCCTTTTATGAAATATTTAAGAAAGGATAGACTTCCAAACATTTTTTGTGCCGGATGTGGTAATGGTATAGTTTTAAATACATTTTTTAACGGCATGGAAATGGCAGAAGTTGATTTTGACAGTATCGCTATGGCTTCAGGAATTGGCTGTTCCTCACGGATACCAGGATATGTAAAATGCGATTCATTACACACTACCCATGGAAGACCCATATCCTTTGCTACAGGATTAAAACTGGGAAACCCCGATCTTAATGTAGTTGTATTCACAGGAGATGGAGATGCGGCCGCTATAGGTGGAAATCACCTTATTCACGGGGCTCGGAGAAATATAGATCTGACGGTTATTTGTATCAATAATAGCATATATGGGATGACCGGAGGGCAAATAAGTCCTACGTCCCCCCAGGGGAGTTATGGTAGTACTGCACCGTATGGTGCATTTGAACGGCCTTTTGATCTTGCTGAACTGGTTACAGCAGCAGGTGCAACTTATGTTGCCCGTTGGACAACTGCACATGCCCTTCAACTAGCCAATGCCATTAAAAAAGGCCTGAATAATAAAGGATTTTCATTTATTGAGGTTATTTCCCAGTGCCCAACTTATTTTGGTCGGAAAAACAAACTGAGAACTCCCGTAGATATGATGCGCTGGATGAAAGATAGCGGTGTAAACAAGCGAAAAGCTGATCAAATGAGTGCTGAAGAGCTTGAAGGAAAAATAATTGTTGGCGAATTTGCCAATGAACCACGGCCAGAGTTCTCTAATGAACTTTACAATTTAATTGAAGAAAAATACGGGCAAAAATCTCAAGCCGTGAAATCAGCTTACCGAGAGGATTAA
- the sucC gene encoding ADP-forming succinate--CoA ligase subunit beta, translating to MKLYEYNAKAVFKNDGISVPEGYMAKTSAEAQKIAKNMNRPVAIKSQVLVGGRGKAGGIKFANTPQETFKCAEELLSSKIKGEKVKYILIEEKANIKKEFYVSVAVDRANKKPLIMASAEGGVDIEELAEKSPEKIIKYHVNPQDDFLPYEGREIARKMGVKSSLISSVGGIIWKLFQVFKKYDANLAEINPLIVTPEGIIAADAKLDLDDDSIFRHLEMMELDEYEAEEFAFVKLEGDIAVIGNGAGLTLTGMDMIKLNGGEPATFLDIGGGASADVIKKALDLVIDYSPVKVIFLNVLGGITRADDVARGIIKALEEAERKIPLVIRLTGTNEEEGQRLLTDAGVSFETSMEDAAKKAVALRNSF from the coding sequence ATGAAACTTTATGAATATAATGCCAAAGCTGTGTTTAAAAATGATGGAATATCTGTACCTGAAGGATATATGGCCAAAACCAGTGCAGAAGCCCAAAAAATTGCGAAAAATATGAACCGGCCCGTGGCCATAAAGTCTCAAGTCCTGGTAGGTGGACGTGGTAAAGCTGGTGGAATAAAATTCGCCAATACACCACAAGAAACTTTTAAATGTGCTGAAGAGTTATTATCTAGTAAAATTAAAGGTGAAAAAGTCAAATATATTCTTATAGAAGAGAAAGCCAACATTAAAAAGGAATTCTATGTCAGTGTGGCTGTTGATCGTGCCAATAAAAAACCGCTTATTATGGCCAGTGCAGAAGGCGGAGTGGATATTGAAGAATTAGCTGAAAAAAGCCCTGAAAAAATCATCAAATATCATGTTAATCCACAGGACGACTTTTTGCCCTATGAAGGGCGAGAAATAGCTCGAAAAATGGGAGTAAAAAGCTCACTAATATCCTCCGTAGGAGGAATTATATGGAAATTATTTCAGGTATTTAAAAAATATGATGCTAACCTGGCCGAAATTAATCCACTTATTGTAACCCCTGAAGGAATTATAGCTGCTGATGCTAAACTCGATTTGGATGATGATTCTATTTTCCGTCACCTGGAAATGATGGAGCTGGATGAGTATGAAGCAGAAGAATTTGCTTTTGTAAAACTTGAGGGTGATATTGCCGTGATTGGAAATGGAGCAGGTTTGACACTTACGGGGATGGATATGATAAAATTAAATGGTGGAGAACCAGCTACATTCTTGGATATTGGTGGTGGTGCATCCGCAGATGTTATAAAAAAAGCACTGGATTTAGTAATAGATTATTCTCCAGTAAAAGTTATATTTCTCAATGTGCTAGGTGGAATCACCCGAGCTGATGATGTAGCTCGAGGAATTATAAAAGCTTTAGAAGAAGCTGAAAGGAAAATTCCATTGGTTATTCGACTTACTGGGACAAATGAAGAAGAAGGACAAAGATTACTCACTGATGCTGGAGTATCTTTTGAAACATCCATGGAAGATGCCGCTAAAAAGGCAGTAGCACTTCGAAATTCTTTTTAA
- a CDS encoding dihydroneopterin aldolase family protein, with product MDVDTKYFSNISHRERAIFEGGISMGALFHQFIGTPVSIKNAETLEKSMEKSLELQPCINRVIVKINKEKLEELNTKFDYVSLSGDMLDVKIVSEFKGIRALVRMQYEEDLKYPLMYIEQIN from the coding sequence ATTGATGTCGATACAAAATACTTTAGCAATATTTCACACCGAGAACGGGCCATATTTGAAGGCGGTATAAGCATGGGTGCGCTTTTTCATCAGTTTATAGGAACTCCAGTGAGTATTAAAAATGCTGAAACACTGGAAAAATCCATGGAAAAATCTCTTGAATTGCAACCCTGCATAAATAGAGTCATAGTCAAAATAAATAAAGAAAAATTAGAAGAATTGAACACCAAGTTTGATTATGTTTCACTCAGTGGAGATATGCTAGATGTGAAGATTGTATCGGAATTTAAAGGAATCCGAGCACTAGTAAGAATGCAATATGAAGAAGACCTAAAATATCCACTCATGTATATAGAGCAAATTAACTGA
- a CDS encoding class E sortase, with amino-acid sequence MKLSTIFIIAGMFIISLYCLIDVSYYASQIEVENNLTSVPMVSIPSIDVNQKLNNKSVSYGVYHEPGSSAPGEGTVIIFGHRTLYGSPFYSLDKLKNGSSVFLDWPGIGNVEYTVKRSFVVSASYRISVEQGQKLFLITCTPIGSDKQRLIVETDLKKIAPFQKTSTQDNPKSYYGLLIILGFLLSGLTLTYFYPVEDDKIILLLVTIGLTLFLTLGYVFPIPADFISSQLTSINNIFGI; translated from the coding sequence ATGAAACTATCAACTATTTTTATCATAGCAGGAATGTTTATAATCTCGCTTTATTGTTTAATTGATGTGAGTTATTATGCATCTCAAATTGAGGTTGAAAATAATTTAACTAGTGTTCCCATGGTTTCTATTCCATCAATTGATGTCAATCAAAAATTAAATAATAAATCTGTATCTTATGGTGTTTACCACGAACCAGGATCATCTGCCCCCGGGGAGGGTACAGTAATTATATTTGGCCATAGAACACTTTATGGCTCCCCTTTTTACAGTTTAGATAAATTAAAAAATGGAAGCAGTGTATTTTTAGATTGGCCAGGAATAGGTAATGTAGAATACACTGTAAAAAGATCTTTTGTGGTTTCTGCATCTTATCGAATTTCAGTAGAACAGGGCCAAAAATTATTTTTAATAACTTGCACCCCAATTGGATCAGATAAACAACGATTAATTGTAGAAACTGATTTAAAAAAAATAGCCCCGTTCCAAAAAACTAGCACCCAAGACAATCCTAAAAGTTACTATGGCCTACTAATAATCCTAGGATTTTTATTATCCGGATTGACATTAACCTATTTTTATCCTGTAGAAGATGACAAAATAATTCTATTATTGGTAACCATAGGTTTAACGCTATTTTTAACATTAGGATACGTATTTCCTATTCCAGCAGACTTTATTTCATCCCAACTAACAAGTATAAATAATATTTTTGGAATTTAA
- a CDS encoding 2-oxoacid:ferredoxin oxidoreductase subunit gamma, which produces MRKEIRIAGFGGQGIILAGIVIGKAAALHDNIHAVQTQSYGPEARGGASRTEVVISDEEIDYPKVQSPDIMVAMSHQALMAYLHDLKDGGTLIVDPDMIIEEEVLPFVKEHNINYYEAPVTKTAEKEIGLSIVANIVMIGAITGITKVISVEAAEKAIAESVPPGTEAKNLAAFEAGLAIVK; this is translated from the coding sequence TTGAGAAAAGAAATAAGAATTGCAGGATTTGGAGGTCAAGGAATAATATTAGCTGGAATAGTTATTGGTAAAGCTGCAGCACTACACGATAATATACATGCAGTTCAAACCCAATCCTACGGGCCTGAAGCTCGGGGTGGTGCTTCCAGAACAGAAGTTGTGATCAGCGATGAGGAAATTGACTATCCTAAAGTACAAAGTCCAGATATTATGGTTGCAATGTCCCATCAAGCATTAATGGCATATTTACATGATTTAAAAGATGGTGGAACCCTAATTGTTGATCCAGATATGATAATTGAAGAAGAAGTTCTTCCTTTTGTTAAAGAACATAATATCAATTATTATGAAGCCCCTGTAACCAAAACTGCTGAAAAAGAAATTGGGCTTAGTATAGTGGCCAATATTGTGATGATTGGAGCCATAACTGGAATTACCAAGGTAATTTCTGTTGAAGCTGCTGAAAAGGCCATAGCTGAAAGTGTGCCTCCGGGAACTGAGGCTAAGAATCTAGCTGCTTTTGAGGCCGGCCTGGCGATAGTAAAATAA
- a CDS encoding DUF515 domain-containing protein — protein MLDKLKGNKKNSKDTPPDLRKPDETESADVGGKIKDLVGKMSGKNGEKKGAAAPSGGPKKMPRPMPKPKIKPKPVNKPNAPKLKVKGDPKRPPKRSGGASRISTGGFGRRIPDDDQKTLIGAVVFAVILIVLIASLYYFLVYSPYQQTLQGAKDVKLGEVDAYFKGPLATDPQKTNLLNQINTGTTAEEVLAVDVLGPATKSWRTYQTQQIKTKKDPFGRVMVVYSTDASQSVTAANQTAAPASQKEVIMKVADAQTFVNQADATVLANMEIQTPDTVAVPIMISRLQAAGGLISVGNMVDVYVKTAAEAAPAAANNSTNTTTPATTTTNSDTPKISGATVLAILRAKDSGTIDASLLNSQTLTMNDISSTSSNQQTSATDVEQLLRAAAAGGFNQAQTSALLQNYGIKLSDYERSSNLGDLDTTYLVLLEVPREDVSLLIQSSESLILTLPTQQAPNWMTKELLSIYG, from the coding sequence ATGTTAGATAAGTTGAAAGGTAACAAAAAAAATAGTAAGGATACACCTCCAGATCTGAGGAAGCCCGACGAAACAGAGTCGGCTGACGTGGGAGGCAAAATCAAAGATCTGGTCGGTAAAATGTCTGGAAAAAATGGTGAGAAAAAGGGAGCGGCAGCACCTAGCGGAGGCCCCAAGAAAATGCCCCGTCCTATGCCCAAGCCCAAAATAAAACCAAAGCCTGTAAATAAACCTAATGCTCCTAAGCTAAAGGTTAAAGGAGATCCTAAAAGGCCACCTAAAAGATCTGGTGGTGCCTCGAGAATTAGTACTGGTGGTTTTGGACGTCGAATACCTGATGACGATCAAAAAACTTTGATAGGTGCTGTTGTTTTTGCAGTCATTTTAATTGTTTTAATAGCTTCGCTTTATTATTTCTTAGTTTATTCACCATATCAACAAACACTGCAAGGTGCTAAAGATGTCAAACTAGGTGAAGTTGATGCTTATTTCAAAGGTCCTTTAGCTACTGATCCCCAGAAAACAAATCTTTTGAATCAGATTAATACTGGAACTACTGCCGAAGAAGTTTTAGCCGTTGATGTGCTTGGCCCAGCTACGAAGTCCTGGAGAACCTATCAAACGCAGCAGATAAAGACTAAAAAAGATCCTTTTGGAAGAGTTATGGTGGTTTATTCTACGGATGCCAGTCAATCAGTGACTGCTGCAAATCAAACAGCCGCACCCGCCTCTCAAAAAGAGGTTATAATGAAAGTTGCCGATGCCCAAACATTTGTTAATCAGGCAGATGCTACCGTGCTGGCAAATATGGAAATTCAAACCCCCGATACTGTTGCAGTTCCAATAATGATTTCCAGACTGCAAGCAGCAGGTGGTTTGATTAGTGTTGGAAATATGGTTGATGTTTATGTGAAAACAGCTGCTGAAGCTGCACCTGCAGCAGCAAATAATAGTACAAACACTACAACTCCAGCAACAACAACTACCAATTCAGATACTCCTAAGATAAGTGGGGCAACAGTCTTAGCAATTTTAAGAGCAAAGGACAGTGGTACTATTGATGCTAGTCTGTTAAATAGTCAAACATTGACTATGAACGATATTAGTTCAACTAGTTCAAATCAACAAACATCAGCCACGGATGTAGAACAATTACTCAGAGCAGCAGCAGCAGGTGGATTTAATCAAGCACAAACATCAGCATTACTGCAAAATTATGGAATTAAGCTCTCAGACTATGAACGTTCATCCAATTTAGGAGATTTAGATACCACATATCTCGTTCTTTTAGAAGTTCCAAGAGAAGATGTATCTTTGTTGATCCAAAGCTCAGAAAGTTTGATTCTGACACTTCCAACACAGCAAGCACCTAACTGGATGACAAAAGAGCTACTAAGCATATATGGTTAA
- a CDS encoding archaetidylserine synthase has translation MSLDTTRMKDYVSLPDLFSITNASFGFLSIIMAMNGELVIAAQFILLAVIFDSLDGWVARKTNRDDECGFGKNIDSLCDVISFGVAPGIFLYSATLTADIRYINIIVSLLIVICGILRLSRFNVISNIGTTRDKFVGLPIPATALVLSSFYLSGLFTTDVALIIMTLSSLLMISTIEYFKPTSVKTAGIILILILSVCMPQNIQIYLMNIPAKALFILSLIYIIFMPFMALFTNLKSGPHVR, from the coding sequence ATGAGTTTAGATACTACTCGAATGAAAGATTATGTATCTCTTCCAGATCTTTTCTCCATCACGAATGCCTCTTTTGGTTTTTTATCAATAATTATGGCCATGAATGGTGAATTAGTAATTGCTGCACAATTTATACTACTTGCAGTAATTTTCGATTCCCTTGATGGTTGGGTAGCACGAAAAACAAATAGAGATGATGAGTGTGGATTTGGAAAAAATATTGATTCATTATGTGATGTAATATCCTTTGGTGTTGCGCCGGGAATATTTTTGTATTCGGCCACTTTAACCGCGGATATACGATACATTAATATAATAGTAAGTCTCTTAATAGTTATATGTGGTATTTTGAGGCTCTCTAGGTTCAACGTGATTTCAAATATTGGAACCACCAGAGATAAATTTGTGGGACTTCCCATACCAGCAACTGCATTAGTATTGTCATCATTTTATCTCAGCGGCCTTTTTACAACTGATGTTGCTCTAATAATCATGACATTATCATCTTTATTAATGATAAGTACCATTGAATATTTTAAGCCAACAAGTGTAAAAACTGCAGGAATAATCTTGATTCTAATACTATCTGTTTGCATGCCTCAAAACATTCAAATTTATCTTATGAATATCCCCGCGAAGGCGTTATTCATCTTAAGTTTGATTTACATCATATTTATGCCGTTTATGGCCTTATTCACAAATCTAAAAAGTGGTCCACATGTTAGATAA
- a CDS encoding ferredoxin family protein, with the protein MIKLDPNLCKGCSICTEFCPKNVYEDSKTPDKRGVRIPVPKNQDKCTHCNLCALMCPDQAIKVDEKDE; encoded by the coding sequence ATGATTAAATTAGACCCAAACTTATGCAAGGGATGCAGCATATGCACAGAGTTCTGTCCAAAAAACGTTTATGAAGATTCTAAAACGCCGGACAAGCGAGGAGTACGCATTCCTGTCCCAAAAAACCAAGACAAATGTACACATTGTAATTTATGTGCATTAATGTGTCCAGACCAAGCTATAAAGGTGGATGAAAAAGATGAGTGA